A genomic region of Devosia ginsengisoli contains the following coding sequences:
- the cysE gene encoding serine O-acetyltransferase, whose amino-acid sequence MSSSARKSAEIKAVDPVWEAVRAGARQIVAAEPSLSGMAISAILNHDTFEQALAHRLAARLNHDDVSADLIRQAFAETLSDAPEIGEMARVDLAATLERDPACHRAIEPLLFFKGYQAIQTHRFAHAMYRAGRRDFALYLQSRASQVFQVDINPAVPMGRGIMLDHGTGLVIGETAVVGDNVSMLQNVTLGGTGKSDQDRHPKIGNGVLIGAGAKVLGNIRIGDCSRIGAGSVVLKEVPPRVTVAGVPAKVIGEAGCAQPALVMDQVVLVHDLNG is encoded by the coding sequence ATGTCCAGCAGTGCCAGGAAATCGGCAGAGATCAAAGCGGTTGACCCCGTGTGGGAGGCCGTTCGGGCCGGTGCGCGGCAGATCGTGGCGGCCGAACCGTCGCTGTCCGGCATGGCGATTTCGGCGATTCTCAATCACGACACGTTCGAGCAGGCGCTGGCGCATCGTCTGGCGGCGCGGCTGAATCACGACGATGTGTCGGCCGACCTGATCCGGCAGGCTTTTGCCGAGACGCTGAGCGATGCCCCCGAGATCGGGGAGATGGCGCGGGTGGACCTGGCGGCGACGCTGGAACGCGACCCGGCCTGCCATCGAGCCATCGAGCCGCTGCTGTTCTTCAAGGGCTACCAGGCCATCCAGACGCATCGCTTTGCCCATGCCATGTACAGAGCGGGGCGGCGGGATTTTGCGCTTTATCTACAGAGCCGGGCCAGCCAGGTGTTCCAGGTGGATATCAACCCGGCGGTGCCGATGGGGCGGGGCATCATGCTCGACCATGGCACGGGGCTGGTGATCGGCGAGACGGCTGTGGTCGGCGACAATGTGTCGATGCTGCAGAATGTGACGCTGGGCGGCACGGGCAAATCGGACCAGGACCGCCACCCCAAGATCGGCAATGGCGTGCTGATCGGGGCCGGGGCCAAGGTGCTGGGCAATATCAGGATCGGCGACTGCTCGCGCATCGGAGCCGGCTCGGTGGTGCTCAAGGAAGTGCCGCCACGCGTGACCGTGGCGGGCGTGCCGGCCAAGGTGATCGGGGAGGCGGGCTGTGCGCAGCCGGCGCTGGTTATGGATCAGGTTGTTTTAGTGCACGATCTGAACGGCTGA
- a CDS encoding alpha/beta fold hydrolase gives MASFQSDGLTLAYESFGTGLPVLCIHGFASSGKVNWIDTGWVEALTGAGYRAIVLDNRGHGNSDKPHDPERYYPGDMSRDALALLDHLGIERAAILGYSMGARISAFLAFEHPERVVCAIFGGMGMNLINGLRDGNEIIAGLLAPSLDDLTHRTARQFRIFADHTGSDREALAACMETSRQAMARADVRRIAVPVLVAVGEEDVMAGAPDALADLLPQAEAFVIPKRDHMRATGDKAFKAAALGFLGRNFV, from the coding sequence ATGGCGAGTTTTCAATCCGACGGCCTGACACTGGCGTATGAGTCCTTCGGCACGGGGCTTCCCGTGCTCTGCATCCACGGTTTTGCCTCGAGCGGCAAGGTTAACTGGATTGACACCGGATGGGTGGAGGCGCTGACCGGCGCGGGCTATCGCGCCATCGTGCTCGACAACCGGGGGCACGGGAATTCGGACAAGCCGCATGACCCCGAGCGATACTATCCAGGGGATATGTCGCGCGATGCGCTGGCATTGCTCGACCATCTCGGCATCGAGCGCGCGGCCATTCTAGGCTATTCGATGGGCGCGCGGATAAGTGCCTTCCTGGCCTTCGAGCACCCGGAGCGGGTGGTCTGCGCCATTTTCGGCGGCATGGGCATGAACCTGATCAACGGGTTGCGCGATGGCAATGAGATCATTGCCGGCCTGCTGGCGCCGTCGCTGGACGATTTGACTCATCGGACGGCGCGGCAATTCCGGATTTTTGCCGACCATACCGGGTCGGACCGGGAAGCGCTGGCGGCCTGCATGGAAACCTCGCGCCAGGCCATGGCGCGGGCCGATGTGCGGCGGATCGCGGTGCCGGTGCTGGTGGCGGTGGGGGAAGAGGATGTGATGGCCGGCGCGCCTGATGCGCTGGCGGACCTGCTGCCGCAGGCCGAGGCTTTCGTCATTCCCAAGCGGGACCACATGCGGGCGACGGGCGACAAGGCGTTCAAGGCCGCCGCGCTGGGCTTCCTGGGCAGGAATTTCGTCTGA
- a CDS encoding FAD-dependent monooxygenase has product MPGTGRTYYIAGAGIAGMTLALALAKFGATVVILERSLTISEFGAGLQISPNARKILDNLGLDQALSARSLEPDGIDIYPHRGSAPLVTLELGAVMQQRFGAPYAVMHRADLADALYKACRRFANIDIVFGVRNWDVVSHARGVTVSIDEANGQTRTGRGHAFIGADGVHSRTRTDIIGGPPARYTNSAAWRTLLQAPAVKDKLPLDRVSVFLARDFHAVTYPLPHRGQVNLALFAPQRNPSDKGESPALPQSITRWPLLSSIIETASDWTSWPLYTVAAPSWHRGNIGLLGDAAHAMVPFQAQGAAMAIEDAAVLAPLLIAESHAETAFEKYHESRHRRTARTAGLSAANGRIFHLPWPLSTARNTVIALQGSRGHLRRLAWLYGYEP; this is encoded by the coding sequence ATGCCCGGCACGGGCCGCACCTATTACATAGCCGGCGCCGGAATCGCCGGCATGACGCTGGCTCTGGCGCTCGCCAAGTTCGGCGCCACCGTGGTGATCCTCGAGCGCAGCCTCACCATTTCCGAATTCGGGGCTGGCCTGCAGATCAGCCCTAACGCCCGGAAAATCCTCGACAATCTCGGCCTGGACCAGGCGCTCTCTGCCCGCAGCCTCGAGCCTGATGGCATCGACATCTACCCCCATCGCGGTTCTGCGCCACTGGTGACGCTGGAACTCGGCGCCGTCATGCAGCAGCGCTTCGGCGCCCCCTATGCCGTCATGCACCGCGCCGATCTCGCCGACGCCCTCTACAAGGCCTGCCGGCGTTTCGCCAATATCGACATCGTCTTCGGTGTCAGAAATTGGGATGTGGTCTCCCACGCCCGCGGCGTCACGGTTTCCATCGACGAGGCCAACGGCCAGACCCGCACCGGCCGCGGCCACGCCTTCATCGGCGCCGACGGCGTCCATTCCCGTACCCGCACCGACATAATCGGCGGCCCGCCAGCCCGCTATACCAACAGCGCCGCCTGGCGCACCCTGCTGCAAGCCCCTGCAGTCAAAGACAAATTGCCGCTCGACCGGGTCTCAGTCTTCCTCGCGCGCGACTTCCACGCGGTCACTTATCCCCTGCCCCATCGGGGTCAGGTAAACTTGGCCCTGTTCGCCCCACAGCGAAATCCGTCCGACAAAGGAGAAAGTCCCGCCCTGCCGCAGAGCATCACCCGCTGGCCGCTGCTATCCTCGATCATCGAGACGGCAAGCGACTGGACCTCCTGGCCGCTCTACACCGTTGCCGCGCCATCATGGCACCGCGGCAATATCGGCCTTCTCGGCGATGCCGCTCACGCCATGGTGCCATTCCAGGCCCAGGGCGCCGCCATGGCCATCGAGGATGCCGCGGTCCTCGCCCCCCTGCTCATCGCCGAGTCCCATGCCGAAACCGCCTTCGAAAAATACCACGAAAGCCGCCACCGCCGCACCGCCCGCACCGCAGGCCTCTCGGCCGCCAATGGCCGCATTTTCCACCTGCCATGGCCACTAAGCACGGCCCGCAACACCGTAATCGCCCTGCAAGGCAGCCGAGGCCACCTGCGCCGGCTGGCCTGGCTCTACGGCTACGAGCCCTGA
- a CDS encoding LOG family protein, protein MNMTDPATTVPVVAVFASDKGPGDPERASIMGQAGTYFARRGAHIVCLAENGVIPVPLITAARTAGGLVQIVADATIALPRALAGVTMEVLPDRDERLTRVAQLADAYVALPGSLASASTLFGSWAAARAQGRTPPVVMLNRHRAYEVMRGYAADVLSPGLPGYERAVQFADTIEDLWARLSRLVSEAR, encoded by the coding sequence ATGAACATGACGGATCCCGCCACCACCGTACCCGTCGTTGCCGTCTTCGCCTCGGACAAGGGGCCGGGCGACCCTGAGCGGGCGTCGATCATGGGCCAGGCGGGGACGTATTTCGCCCGGCGCGGCGCCCATATCGTGTGCCTGGCGGAAAATGGGGTCATTCCGGTGCCGCTGATCACGGCAGCGCGGACGGCGGGCGGGCTGGTGCAGATCGTGGCCGATGCGACCATTGCGCTGCCCAGGGCTTTGGCCGGCGTGACGATGGAAGTGTTGCCGGACCGCGACGAGCGGCTGACGCGGGTGGCGCAACTGGCCGATGCCTATGTGGCTTTGCCCGGCTCGCTGGCCTCGGCCTCGACGCTGTTCGGCAGTTGGGCGGCGGCGCGGGCGCAGGGGCGGACGCCGCCGGTGGTGATGCTCAACCGGCACCGGGCCTATGAGGTCATGCGGGGCTATGCCGCCGACGTGCTGTCGCCGGGTCTGCCGGGTTATGAGCGAGCCGTGCAGTTTGCCGATACGATCGAGGACCTGTGGGCGCGGCTGAGTAGGTTGGTCAGCGAAGCTCGGTAG
- a CDS encoding helicase HerA-like domain-containing protein: MLVDDKIFLGVSTHPEYLALKYGNRHGLVTGATGTGKTVTLQVMAEGFSAAGVPVFAADIKGDLSGVGKMGAAQDWQSQRAKDIGFDDFKDDVFPVIFWDLFGRQGHPIRATISEMGALLLSRMLELNDTQEGVLNIAFKLADDEGLLLLDLKDLRALLVDIQERAKEISTRYGNVSTASIGAIQRALLVLEQQGAENFFGERALDIADLMRTDRDGKGFISILAADELMRAPRLYATFLLWMLSELFEELPEVGDPDKPKLVFFFDEAHLLFDDAPKVLIDKVEQVVRLVRSKGVGVYFVTQNPVDIPESVLAQLSNRVQHALRAYTPREQKAVRVAADTFRPNPEFSTAEVITQLGIGEALVSVLEAKGIPSVVGRTLIRPPSAQVGPLLPEERRSIIANSPVAGLYDTVVDRESAFEKLAQKARDRQLAEERQRQDDEAAKAQRTYQDDKPRRSSSRQTPSEAAMNSLARTVANRLGSALVRGILGGLKRGR, translated from the coding sequence ATGCTCGTTGACGACAAGATCTTTCTCGGGGTCAGCACGCATCCCGAATACCTCGCCCTGAAATATGGTAACCGCCATGGGCTGGTGACCGGGGCGACCGGTACCGGCAAGACGGTGACTTTGCAGGTGATGGCCGAGGGATTTTCGGCCGCCGGGGTGCCGGTATTTGCCGCCGATATCAAGGGCGACTTGAGCGGCGTCGGCAAGATGGGCGCGGCGCAGGACTGGCAGAGCCAGCGGGCCAAGGATATCGGCTTTGACGACTTCAAGGACGATGTGTTCCCGGTAATTTTCTGGGATCTGTTCGGGCGGCAGGGCCATCCGATCCGCGCCACCATTTCGGAAATGGGCGCGCTGCTGCTGAGCCGTATGCTCGAGCTCAACGACACGCAGGAAGGCGTGCTCAACATCGCCTTCAAGCTGGCCGATGACGAAGGGTTACTGCTGCTCGACCTCAAGGATCTGAGGGCCCTGCTGGTGGATATCCAGGAGCGGGCCAAGGAAATTTCGACGCGCTACGGCAATGTCTCGACGGCCTCGATAGGCGCTATCCAGCGGGCCTTGCTGGTGCTGGAACAGCAGGGGGCGGAGAATTTCTTCGGCGAACGGGCGCTGGATATTGCCGACCTGATGCGGACCGACCGGGACGGGAAGGGTTTTATCTCGATCCTGGCGGCGGACGAATTGATGCGCGCCCCAAGGCTTTACGCGACGTTCCTGCTGTGGATGCTGAGCGAGCTGTTCGAGGAACTGCCCGAAGTGGGCGACCCGGACAAGCCGAAGCTGGTGTTCTTTTTCGACGAGGCGCATCTGCTGTTCGACGATGCGCCCAAAGTGCTGATCGACAAGGTCGAGCAGGTGGTGCGGCTGGTGCGCTCCAAGGGCGTCGGCGTCTATTTCGTGACGCAGAACCCGGTCGATATTCCCGAATCGGTGCTGGCGCAGTTGTCCAACCGGGTGCAGCACGCCTTGCGCGCCTATACGCCGCGCGAGCAGAAAGCGGTGCGGGTGGCGGCCGATACATTCCGGCCCAATCCGGAGTTTTCGACGGCCGAAGTCATCACCCAGCTCGGCATTGGCGAGGCGCTGGTTTCGGTGCTGGAAGCCAAGGGTATTCCTTCGGTGGTGGGGCGCACGTTGATCCGGCCGCCTTCGGCGCAGGTGGGGCCGTTGCTGCCCGAGGAACGCCGGTCGATCATTGCCAATTCGCCGGTGGCGGGGCTTTACGACACTGTCGTTGACCGGGAATCGGCCTTTGAAAAGCTGGCGCAGAAGGCGCGCGACCGGCAATTGGCCGAGGAACGCCAGCGGCAGGATGACGAGGCGGCCAAGGCCCAGCGGACCTATCAGGACGACAAGCCGCGCCGTAGTTCGAGCCGACAGACGCCGAGCGAAGCAGCAATGAATTCGCTGGCGCGCACCGTGGCCAATCGGCTCGGCAGCGCGCTGGTGCGCGGCATTCTCGGCGGCTTGAAGCGCGGCCGATGA
- a CDS encoding asparaginase, whose amino-acid sequence MTANPVLAETIRGNWVENRHRGAYAVVDADGRIIASEGDIERPVFPRSAIKSMQALPIFARHADERFHHSEEELALACASHHGEDVHVATARGLLTRMGLSVADLECGAHMPTNATAREALRAAGSEPSALHNNCSGKHSGMLSVALAMGVPTAGYVGREHDVQKAVRGAVEAVIGESLTEGKCGTDGCSIPTFAAPLRAFAFGFARMATGKGLSTELGTAAQRLFDAATSHPHLVAGTGHADTLLMTAFKGRLMQKIGAEGVQCGAIRNKGWGYALKCDDGNIAASQAMLAGMLLKLANPDAEQKALLETLAHQPIKSVRGAKVGELRAC is encoded by the coding sequence ATGACTGCCAATCCCGTTCTTGCCGAGACCATTCGCGGCAACTGGGTCGAAAACCGCCATCGTGGCGCCTATGCCGTGGTGGATGCCGATGGCCGTATCATCGCCTCGGAAGGCGATATCGAACGGCCGGTCTTTCCGCGTTCGGCCATCAAGTCCATGCAGGCGCTGCCGATCTTTGCACGCCATGCCGATGAGCGGTTCCACCACTCCGAGGAGGAACTGGCGCTGGCTTGCGCCAGCCATCATGGCGAGGATGTGCATGTGGCCACGGCCAGGGGCCTGCTGACCCGCATGGGGCTTTCGGTGGCCGATCTGGAATGCGGTGCGCATATGCCGACCAATGCGACGGCACGCGAAGCCCTGCGGGCGGCGGGTAGCGAGCCCAGCGCCTTGCACAATAATTGTTCGGGCAAGCATTCCGGCATGTTGAGCGTGGCTTTGGCGATGGGCGTACCGACGGCGGGCTATGTCGGTCGCGAGCATGATGTGCAGAAGGCCGTGCGCGGCGCCGTCGAGGCGGTGATCGGCGAGAGCCTGACCGAGGGCAAATGCGGCACCGACGGCTGCTCCATTCCCACTTTCGCCGCGCCCCTGCGGGCCTTTGCCTTTGGCTTTGCGCGCATGGCGACGGGCAAGGGCCTGTCGACTGAACTCGGGACGGCAGCCCAACGCCTGTTCGATGCGGCAACCAGCCATCCCCACTTAGTGGCGGGCACCGGCCATGCCGATACGCTGCTGATGACGGCGTTCAAGGGTCGCCTGATGCAGAAGATCGGCGCCGAAGGCGTGCAATGCGGCGCCATCCGAAACAAGGGCTGGGGCTATGCCCTCAAATGCGACGACGGCAATATTGCCGCGTCACAGGCCATGCTGGCCGGTATGCTGCTGAAACTGGCCAACCCGGATGCGGAACAAAAGGCATTGCTTGAGACGCTGGCGCATCAGCCGATCAAAAGCGTGCGCGGGGCCAAAGTCGGGGAATTGCGGGCCTGCTGA
- a CDS encoding alpha/beta fold hydrolase: MPASRPNTLAVPGAELYYETCGTGPLLLIIPGGPQDAGVFAELAAELSNQYKVLAFDPRGNSRTTTEAEPGTLDVDLVADDAAALISANGGGPAFVFGTSGGAQIGLSLAARHPDSVAALVAHEPPTIMLLPDPEPALAGERALHETYKRDGVEAAMGQFFAENGLDGDDSEGPPDFDMPPEAAETFARVSANFEYWLAHGMLPLSTYQPRLDVLRSGKPRITVAIGEQSAGQPIEAMGQALVARLGIAPTPFPGDHMGFETDAAGFAAALDRAFKETQHG; the protein is encoded by the coding sequence ATGCCAGCCTCACGTCCCAACACGCTCGCCGTCCCCGGCGCCGAGCTCTATTACGAAACCTGCGGCACTGGCCCGCTGCTGCTGATCATCCCCGGCGGCCCACAAGATGCCGGCGTCTTCGCTGAACTCGCGGCGGAATTGTCCAACCAATACAAGGTTCTCGCTTTCGATCCCCGCGGCAATTCCCGCACCACGACCGAAGCCGAACCAGGCACCCTCGACGTCGATCTCGTCGCCGACGACGCCGCCGCGCTGATATCAGCCAATGGCGGCGGCCCGGCCTTCGTCTTCGGCACCAGCGGCGGCGCCCAGATCGGCCTCAGCCTCGCCGCCCGCCACCCCGACAGCGTCGCAGCCCTGGTGGCCCACGAGCCCCCGACCATCATGCTCCTGCCCGATCCCGAGCCCGCTTTGGCCGGTGAACGCGCCCTCCATGAAACCTACAAGCGCGATGGCGTCGAGGCCGCCATGGGTCAGTTCTTCGCCGAAAACGGCCTCGACGGCGACGATTCCGAGGGCCCGCCGGACTTCGACATGCCGCCCGAAGCCGCCGAAACCTTCGCCCGCGTCTCCGCCAATTTCGAATACTGGCTGGCCCACGGCATGCTTCCCCTCAGCACCTACCAGCCCCGGCTCGACGTTCTGCGCAGCGGCAAACCCCGCATCACCGTCGCCATCGGCGAGCAATCCGCCGGCCAGCCCATCGAGGCCATGGGCCAGGCCCTGGTCGCCCGACTGGGCATTGCCCCTACCCCCTTCCCTGGCGACCATATGGGTTTCGAGACCGACGCCGCCGGCTTCGCCGCAGCCCTCGACCGCGCCTTCAAGGAGACCCAGCATGGCTAA
- a CDS encoding SH3 domain-containing protein: MNKNQEKVLVASLCGLVVVAAGAFAVQPAMAAGYQVDQLAQVTGVAHWDQLNVRKWPASYSQQVGAFTPGSHVWVERCIEAKSGSDWCLVGAQNTAGWVNSRYLTVVHDWDL; the protein is encoded by the coding sequence ATGAACAAGAACCAAGAAAAAGTACTCGTCGCCTCGCTTTGCGGCCTGGTTGTCGTCGCCGCTGGCGCTTTCGCCGTGCAGCCCGCCATGGCCGCCGGCTACCAGGTGGATCAACTGGCCCAGGTGACGGGCGTGGCCCATTGGGACCAGCTCAATGTCCGCAAATGGCCGGCTTCCTATTCGCAGCAGGTCGGCGCCTTCACCCCGGGCAGCCATGTCTGGGTGGAGCGCTGCATCGAGGCCAAGTCCGGTTCGGACTGGTGCCTGGTGGGGGCGCAGAACACCGCGGGCTGGGTCAATTCCCGCTACCTCACCGTCGTTCACGACTGGGACCTCTAA
- a CDS encoding TIGR03808 family TAT-translocated repetitive protein — MLANRRHVLAGLAILAATPAARAQSVLDATTLGVVGGTGQNQGAALQVALDRAAATGQVLQLPAGIIHVRGLDFPSNLVVQGVPGSTELTLQPDGNAMSIYDRGTLVLRDIGFAAGQAGLTIEASDDITLERCRFRVSDIGVSINDAGVTIRDCHFTELGDAAIHAMDSRGLFISGNTITHCGNAGIRIWRSENGADGSIVTGNRIANIEWRGGGNGQNGNGINVFKADEVIVASNHLADCAFTAVRLNSTHNSQVSGNTCLRSGEVAIFSEFAFSGSVIANNIIDTAATGISITNLDTGGQLAVCSGNIVRNITPASLVNPDTIPIGIFAEAETAITGNTVQNVPGVAIAAGYGTFLRNVLISANVVSDSNIGIGVSVVDGAGAVMIADNAISARDYAIVGLAWSDVVEPDLIANAGRYGNVSLR, encoded by the coding sequence ATGCTCGCCAATCGCCGCCATGTCCTTGCCGGACTTGCCATTCTGGCCGCCACGCCGGCCGCACGCGCCCAGTCCGTGCTCGATGCGACGACGCTCGGCGTCGTCGGCGGCACCGGCCAGAATCAGGGTGCAGCCCTGCAGGTCGCGCTCGATCGGGCAGCGGCCACCGGCCAGGTGCTGCAATTGCCCGCCGGCATCATCCATGTGCGCGGTCTCGATTTCCCGTCCAACCTTGTGGTCCAGGGTGTTCCAGGCAGCACCGAATTGACCCTGCAGCCCGACGGCAATGCCATGTCCATCTATGATCGCGGCACGCTGGTGCTACGCGACATCGGCTTCGCCGCGGGCCAGGCCGGCCTCACCATCGAAGCCAGCGACGATATCACCCTCGAGCGCTGCCGCTTCCGGGTCTCCGATATCGGCGTCAGCATCAACGATGCCGGTGTCACCATACGCGATTGCCATTTCACCGAATTGGGCGATGCCGCCATTCATGCCATGGACAGCCGCGGCCTGTTCATATCAGGCAACACCATCACCCATTGCGGCAATGCCGGCATCCGCATCTGGCGCTCCGAAAACGGCGCGGACGGCTCCATCGTCACCGGCAACCGCATCGCCAATATCGAATGGCGCGGCGGCGGCAACGGGCAGAATGGCAATGGCATCAACGTGTTCAAGGCCGACGAGGTCATCGTCGCCAGCAATCACCTCGCCGATTGCGCCTTCACCGCCGTGCGCCTCAACTCCACCCATAACAGCCAGGTCAGCGGCAATACCTGCCTGCGCTCGGGCGAAGTGGCGATCTTCTCCGAATTCGCCTTTTCCGGCTCGGTCATCGCCAACAACATCATCGACACCGCCGCCACCGGCATCTCGATCACCAACCTCGATACCGGCGGACAACTGGCCGTCTGCTCGGGCAATATCGTGCGAAACATCACCCCGGCCTCGCTGGTAAACCCCGACACCATCCCCATCGGCATTTTCGCCGAAGCCGAAACAGCCATCACAGGCAATACGGTGCAGAACGTACCCGGCGTCGCCATCGCGGCGGGCTACGGCACTTTCCTGCGCAATGTACTGATCAGCGCCAATGTGGTCAGCGACAGCAATATCGGCATCGGCGTCAGCGTAGTGGATGGAGCCGGAGCGGTGATGATTGCGGACAACGCCATCTCCGCCCGCGACTACGCAATCGTCGGCCTCGCCTGGTCGGACGTGGTCGAACCGGATCTCATCGCCAATGCCGGGCGCTATGGAAATGTGAGCCTGCGGTAG
- a CDS encoding TetR/AcrR family transcriptional regulator — protein sequence MAVDHDDVPVGAGRSERKRQAVLAAATETFLKAGYLGANMDEIAAMSGVSKQTVYKNFGSKEALFIEVVTSMTGAADLRVHTAPAEPESAAALERFLFDYAHRQLSVVMTPRLMQLRRLVIGEVSRFPDLARVLYERGPQRAMQVLAGIFGRLDRRALLACPEPEVAATNFNWLVMAEPVNRAMLMGDGELPDDAQLRVVAKEAVRVFLAAYGRQGS from the coding sequence ATGGCTGTGGATCATGACGATGTGCCTGTTGGGGCGGGGCGTTCCGAGCGCAAGCGGCAGGCGGTGCTGGCGGCGGCGACGGAGACCTTTCTCAAGGCCGGTTATCTCGGGGCCAACATGGACGAAATCGCCGCCATGTCCGGCGTGTCCAAGCAGACCGTCTACAAGAATTTCGGCAGCAAGGAAGCGCTGTTCATCGAGGTGGTGACCTCGATGACCGGGGCGGCCGACCTGCGTGTGCATACGGCGCCGGCCGAGCCTGAGAGTGCCGCGGCGCTGGAGCGATTCCTGTTCGACTATGCCCACCGGCAGCTCTCGGTGGTGATGACGCCGCGGCTGATGCAATTGCGCCGGCTGGTGATCGGTGAGGTCAGCCGGTTTCCCGACCTGGCGCGGGTGCTCTATGAGCGCGGGCCGCAGCGGGCGATGCAGGTGCTGGCGGGGATTTTCGGGCGGCTCGACAGGCGCGCGCTGCTGGCCTGCCCGGAGCCGGAGGTCGCGGCGACCAATTTCAACTGGCTGGTCATGGCCGAGCCGGTCAATCGCGCCATGTTGATGGGCGATGGCGAATTGCCTGATGATGCGCAATTGCGGGTGGTGGCGAAGGAAGCGGTGCGGGTGTTTCTGGCGGCGTATGGGCGTCAGGGCTCGTAG
- a CDS encoding zinc-finger domain-containing protein, producing MAHGTTPHFHNTEGLRQIEVGSKEFQCVGALPPFDHPHIYIDMGKDNEAVCSYCSTHYVYNSRLAPGTSNPPSAVFRADDAA from the coding sequence ATGGCCCACGGCACCACGCCCCATTTCCACAATACCGAAGGCCTTCGCCAGATCGAGGTCGGGTCCAAGGAATTCCAGTGCGTCGGCGCCCTGCCGCCCTTCGACCATCCCCATATCTATATCGACATGGGCAAGGACAATGAGGCGGTTTGTTCTTATTGTTCAACGCATTACGTCTACAATTCGCGCCTGGCGCCCGGCACGTCCAACCCGCCCTCCGCGGTCTTCCGCGCCGACGACGCCGCCTAA
- a CDS encoding NAD-dependent epimerase/dehydratase family protein has product MPKVLVTGGSGKLGRAVLRDLVAHGYDVLNIDQQALPEPICPSVRIDLTNFGEVAAAILGGVDERKGPFDAVVHLAAIPAPGLAANARTFANNVPTTYNVFEASRLAGIKNIVFASSETVLGLPFDTPPPYAPVDEEYYPRPESAYSLGKLLDETIAAQFCRWDPELRIVGLRFSNVMNPEDYAAFPKFDADPRSRKWNLWAYIDARDGAQAVRRSIQADFTGFEAFIIANADTVMSRSNMSLLAEVFPDVPTKGNLTANGTLLSIEKAKNMLGFSPQYSWRNEVAAKG; this is encoded by the coding sequence ATGCCCAAGGTTCTGGTGACGGGTGGCAGCGGCAAGCTGGGGCGCGCGGTGCTGCGGGACCTGGTGGCGCATGGCTACGACGTGCTCAACATCGACCAGCAGGCCCTGCCCGAACCCATTTGCCCCAGCGTGCGGATCGACCTGACCAATTTCGGCGAAGTCGCCGCCGCCATCCTGGGTGGCGTGGACGAGCGCAAGGGACCCTTCGATGCCGTGGTGCATCTGGCCGCCATTCCGGCGCCGGGCCTCGCCGCCAATGCCCGCACCTTCGCCAATAATGTCCCGACCACCTACAACGTCTTCGAGGCCAGCCGCCTTGCCGGCATCAAGAACATCGTCTTCGCCTCCAGCGAAACCGTGTTGGGCCTGCCCTTCGACACGCCCCCGCCCTATGCCCCGGTCGACGAGGAATACTATCCGCGCCCTGAATCGGCCTATTCGCTCGGCAAATTGCTGGACGAGACCATAGCCGCCCAGTTCTGCCGCTGGGACCCGGAGTTGCGCATTGTCGGCCTGCGCTTTTCCAATGTCATGAACCCGGAAGACTACGCCGCCTTCCCAAAATTCGACGCCGATCCGCGCAGCCGCAAATGGAACCTCTGGGCCTATATCGACGCCCGCGACGGCGCCCAGGCCGTCCGTCGCTCGATCCAGGCGGATTTCACGGGCTTCGAGGCCTTCATCATCGCCAATGCCGACACGGTCATGAGCCGCTCCAACATGTCGCTGCTGGCCGAGGTCTTCCCCGATGTGCCCACCAAGGGCAACCTCACGGCCAATGGCACGCTGCTCAGCATCGAAAAGGCCAAAAACATGCTGGGCTTTTCGCCGCAATATTCCTGGCGCAACGAGGTCGCCGCCAAAGGCTGA
- a CDS encoding DUF6958 family protein, whose product MAKDEAEKYLMENAVSPDHKVRVDKARFMAMKEAVLAVLPVEAPGMTPAELREAIRPILSQEHFPGGEKAGWWMKGVQLDLEFKGIIARGSTKPVKIYKL is encoded by the coding sequence ATGGCTAAGGATGAAGCCGAAAAATACCTGATGGAAAATGCCGTCTCCCCCGATCACAAGGTCCGGGTCGACAAGGCCCGCTTCATGGCGATGAAGGAGGCGGTGCTTGCCGTATTGCCCGTGGAGGCCCCCGGCATGACCCCGGCCGAACTGCGCGAAGCCATCCGACCGATCCTGTCGCAGGAACACTTCCCCGGCGGCGAAAAGGCCGGCTGGTGGATGAAAGGCGTGCAGCTCGACCTGGAATTCAAGGGCATCATCGCCCGCGGCAGCACCAAGCCGGTTAAGATCTACAAGCTCTGA